AAGGTTAGAAGAGCAGAAAGAGGAGATATTTGCCCGACTTGAAAAATCGGTGAAAAAGAAAACCGGAAAACAAGGGGAATAGCCTTTATAATGAGAGCTTCCTTCATTTGTAGCTTCCTTCTCTTTCTGATAATATCTCCCCCTCTTTGCCAACCGCGACTACCCGGGGAGAAATCGCGAGATTACCCCCTGATAGCACCAAAAATAGACCTGAATCGAGCAACTGAGGAAGAATTTCTCCGCCTTCCCCTGCTTAAAAGGGAGATCATAGCCGAGATAATAAAATGGCGGAAGGAACATCCCTTCCGCCGGGTGGAGGATATTCTCTTCATTCGGGGGATAGGTGAATACACCTACTTCCACCTAAGAAAACACCTTTTTGTCTCCTCTTCTTCCCCTATTTCTTCCTCCAGCGGAGGATCGGATTCCGCGCTGCCCCTACCTCATCGAGACGAGAGACCTTAGTGATGTGAGGGGCTGAATGAAGAAGTTCCGGTTTCTCCTTCGCTTCCCTGGCGATTTCCTTCATCGCCTCAATAAAGCTATCAAGCTCCTCCTTGGTTTCGGTATCCGTCGGCTCTATCATAAGGGCGCCAGGCACGATGAGCGGGAAGTAGATCGTCGGTGGATGGAATCCATAATCGAGAAGTCTCTTCGCTATATCGAGGGTCTTCACCCCATATTGCTCCTGGTTCTTATCGGAAAATACCACCTCATGCATACAGATCCGATCGTAAGGAAGATGATACACCCCCCTTAGCTTGACCCGCAGGTAGTTAGCAGCGACCACTGCTCTCTCCGCTACCTTCTCCAACCCTACCGCTCCCATAGTGAGGATATAGGCGTAAGCCTTGATGAGCACCCCAAAATTGGCATAGAAAGTCCGCACCTTCCCAATGGAGTGAGGAAGATCATAATTGAGGTAATACCCATTGGCACCTTTTTCAACCAAAGGCACTGGAAGGAACGGAGCCAGATGCTCCTTCACCGCCACTGGTCCACTGCCGGGACCGCCACCGCCATGAGGGGTGGAAAAGGTCTTGTGAAGGTTCAGATGAATGGCATCAACCCCCATATCACCGGGACGAGCCTTACCTAAGAGGGCGTTCAGATTGGCACCATCCATATAAAGGAGGGCTCCCTTCCTGTGCACTATATCCGCTATCTTAACGATCTCCTCCTCAAACAGACCAAGGGTGTTGGGGTTGGTAATCATCAAAGCGGCTACATCCTCGTCGACCAATCTATCGAGCTCAGCGGAATCAACACACCCCCTCTCATCAGATTTCACCTTCACCACCTGATAACCGACTATGGAGGCACTTGCCGGATTGGTCCCATGAGCGGAGTCAGGAATGAGAACCTTCTTTCTGGGATTACCTTTGGATGTTAAATAGGCACGAATGAGCAACATTCCGGTAAGCTCGCCATGGGCTCCAGCAGCAGGTTGGAGGGTGGTTCGATCCATACCAGTGATCTCGTTGAGGAACCTCTCAAGCTGGTACATCAACTCCAAATTGCCCTGGGAGAGTTCCTCTGGCTGATAGGGATGCGAAAGGAGGAAATTTTCCTCCCGGGCTACCTTTTCATTAACCTTGGGATTATACTTCATCGTACAGGAACCCAAGGGGTAAAGGCCAGTATCCACCCCGTAATTCCAGGTGGAAAGACGGGTGAAATGACGCACCACTTCTACCTCGGACACCTCAGGAAAACCAGCTATATCGTCCCTCAGGTAACCCTTGGGGAGAAGTTCGGCTACATCCCTCCCCGAAACATCGAGCTCAGGAAGAGGGAACCCCCTCTTTCCCGGCTTGCTCCTCTCAAAGATGAGAGGCTCGTCCCTTACCATAC
The DNA window shown above is from Acidobacteriota bacterium and carries:
- a CDS encoding helix-hairpin-helix domain-containing protein, with the translated sequence MRASFICSFLLFLIISPPLCQPRLPGEKSRDYPLIAPKIDLNRATEEEFLRLPLLKREIIAEIIKWRKEHPFRRVEDILFIRGIGEYTYFHLRKHLFVSSSSPISSSSGGSDSALPLPHRDERP
- the gcvPB gene encoding aminomethyl-transferring glycine dehydrogenase subunit GcvPB, producing the protein MVRDEPLIFERSKPGKRGFPLPELDVSGRDVAELLPKGYLRDDIAGFPEVSEVEVVRHFTRLSTWNYGVDTGLYPLGSCTMKYNPKVNEKVAREENFLLSHPYQPEELSQGNLELMYQLERFLNEITGMDRTTLQPAAGAHGELTGMLLIRAYLTSKGNPRKKVLIPDSAHGTNPASASIVGYQVVKVKSDERGCVDSAELDRLVDEDVAALMITNPNTLGLFEEEIVKIADIVHRKGALLYMDGANLNALLGKARPGDMGVDAIHLNLHKTFSTPHGGGGPGSGPVAVKEHLAPFLPVPLVEKGANGYYLNYDLPHSIGKVRTFYANFGVLIKAYAYILTMGAVGLEKVAERAVVAANYLRVKLRGVYHLPYDRICMHEVVFSDKNQEQYGVKTLDIAKRLLDYGFHPPTIYFPLIVPGALMIEPTDTETKEELDSFIEAMKEIAREAKEKPELLHSAPHITKVSRLDEVGAARNPILRWRKK